The Fragaria vesca subsp. vesca linkage group LG2, FraVesHawaii_1.0, whole genome shotgun sequence genome includes a window with the following:
- the LOC101292175 gene encoding probable protein phosphatase 2C 28-like encodes MLSELMNFLRSCFRPRSNGYVHTSSDAGGRQDGLLWYKDTGQHINGDFSMAVVQANNLLEDQSQVESGSLSTSESGPFGTFIGVYDGHGGPETSRFINDHLFQHLKRFSSEQQSMSVDVIRKAFQATEEGFLSVVTRQWPLKPQIAAVGSCCLVGVICNGTLYIANLGDSRAVLGRVVKATGEVLSIQLSQEHNACIESVRQELHSLHPDDPQIVLLKHNVWRVKGVIQISRSIGDFYLKKAEFNREPLYAKFRLRDPIKRPILSADPAISVLQLQPHDQFIIFASDGLWEHLSNQEAVDIVQNHPRNGSAKRLVKTALQEAAKKREMRYSDLKKIDRGVRRHFHDDITVIVVFLDSNLVSKATSVKCSVRGGGISLPPNTLAPYTTTATEAGNT; translated from the exons ATGTTATCAGAGTTGATGAACTTCTTGAGGTCCTGTTTTCGGCCGAGGTCGAATGGATATGTTCACACCAGTTCAGATGCAGGGGGGAGACAAGATGGGCTCCTGTGGTACAAAGACACAGGTCAGCACATCAATGGTGATTTCTCAATGGCCGTAGTTCAGGCTAACAATTTGCTTGAGGATCAGAGTCAGGTTGAGTCCGGGAGTTTGAGCACGAGTGAGTCTGGCCCTTTTGGAACTTTTATTGGTGTTTATGATGGGCACGGTGGACCGGAGACATCACGCTTTATCAATGATCACCTCTTTCAGCATCTCAAGA GATTTAGTTCGGAGCAGCAGTCCATGTCTGTGGATGTAATACGAAAAGCCTTTCAAGCAACTGAAGAGGGTTTTCTTTCTGTAGTTACCAGGCAGTGGCCTCTTAAACCACAAATAGCAGCTGTGGGATCTTGCTGCCTTGTTGGTGTTATTTGTAATGGAACTCTGTATATCGCCAACCTTGGCGATTCCCGTGCTGTTTTGGGGAGGGTTGTGAAGGCAACAGGGGAGGTACTCTCAATTCAGTTGTCACAAGAGCACAATGCATGTATAGAATCTGTGAGACAGGAGCTGCATTCTTTGCACCCAGACGATCCACAGATTGTACTTTTGAAGCATAATGTATGGCGTGTAAAGGGAGTAATACAG ATTTCTAGATCTATTGGTGATTTCTATCTAAAGAAGGCTGAATTTAACAGGGAGCCTTTGTATGCCAAGTTTCGTCTTCGGGACCCTATCAAAAGACCAATATTGAGTGCTGACCCTGCAATTTCAGTGCTCCAATTGCAACCACATGATCAATTCATTATATTTGCTTCTGATGGACTCTGGGAGCACCTCAGCAACCAGGAAGCAGTTGATATAGTTCAAAATCATCCCCGAAAT GGAAGTGCAAAGAGGTTGGTAAAAACTGCCCTGCAAGAAGCAGCTAAGAAGAGAGAAATGCGGTATTCAGACTTGAAGAAGATTGACCGTGGTGTTCGTCGCCATTTCCACGATGACATAACCGTGATTGTTGTGTTTCTTGACTCAAATCTTGTGAGCAAGGCTACTTCTGTCAAGTGCTCAGTGAGAGGGGGCGGTATCAGCCTGCCTCCTAATACTCTGGCTCCTTACACGACTACAGCAACGGAAGCTGGCAACACCTGA
- the LOC101292471 gene encoding uncharacterized protein LOC101292471, producing the protein MDSGSHSLTLGRLYAWEKKLYEEVKAGDMTRKLYEKKCSRLKHQDVRGDDELTTDKTRAAVKDLYARILVAIRSAESISKRIQILRDEELQPQIVELLKGYGS; encoded by the exons ATGGATTCAGGAAGTCATTCACTTACCTTAGGAAGGCTATATGCATGGGAAAAGAAGCTCTATGAAGAAGTTAAG GCTGGAGACATGACACGGAAGCTTTATGAGAAAAAATGCTCGCGTCTTAAACATCAGGATGTCAGAGGAGATGATGAACTGACCACAGACAAAACTCGAGCTGCAGTGAAAGATTTATACGCTAGGATCTTGGTTGCAATTCGGAGTGCCGAGTCAATCAGCAAGAGAATCCAGATTCTGAGAGATGAAGAACTGCAGCCCCAAATTGTTGAACTGTTGAAAGGGTATGGAAGTTAA
- the LOC101304942 gene encoding uncharacterized protein LOC101304942, whose translation MRTWKIMLDCHQTQNKILVQVKSFAGSTFGKFCNNSHRLATLQLEAELLNWHGCFTEYVAAQKAYVEALHGWLTKFVAPEEEFYSRGRSSAVPYGVNGPPLLVICRDWLASMEKLPDRVVTFALKSFSKDVRALWTQQGKEQQQKRKVDSLAKELDRRILAFQKSESKFLEPKLTEHKSEPDMDHQSEYLTEKKDQLDMFRRKLDVEREKHQNYMQETQRVTLNGFQTGFCAVFESLKEFSEASQKMYSDLVTYNDSVDKVGNPSYIEGTKVEENGSR comes from the coding sequence ATGCGCACCTGGAAAATTATGTTGGACTGTCATCAAACCCAAAACAAGATTCTAGTCCAGGTAAAATCTTTTGCTGGTTCCACATTCGGAAAATTCTGCAACAACTCCCACCGGCTTGCAACTCTGCAGCTCGAGGCTGAGCTTTTAAACTGGCATGGATGCTTTACTGAGTATGTTGCAGCACAAAAAGCATATGTTGAAGCCCTCCATGGTTGGCTGACCAAGTTTGTGGCACCTGAAGAAGAATTTTACTCTAGGGGGAGGAGTTCAGCTGTGCCATACGGGGTCAATGGCCCCCCATTGTTGGTGATCTGCCGTGACTGGTTAGCTTCCATGGAGAAGCTACCTGATAGGGTTGTGACTTTTGCATTGAAAAGCTTTTCAAAGGATGTAAGGGCTCTGTGGACTCAGCAAGGTAAAGAACAGCAACAAAAAAGGAAAGTTGACAGCCTAGCAAAAGAGCTCGATCGCAGAATTCTGGCATTCCAGAAGTCAGAGAGCAAGTTTCTTGAGCCAAAGCTCACAGAGCATAAATCTGAGCCGGATATGGATCATCAGAGTGAGTACTTGACAGAGAAGAAGGATCAGCTAGACATGTTCAGAAGAAAACTGGATGTAGAGAGGGAAAAGCACCAGAATTACATGCAAGAAACTCAGCGGGTCACATTGAATGGATTTCAAACTGGATTTTGTGCAGTTTTCGAGTCCCTAAAAGAGTTCTCAGAGGCTTCTCAGAAAATGTACAGTGATCTCGTGACCTACAATGACAGCGTTGATAAAGTTGGAAACCCATCATACATAGAGGGTACCAAGGTTGAAGAGAATGGCAGCAGATAA
- the LOC101305242 gene encoding uncharacterized protein LOC101305242, translating to MAATLSVRPHRFSAGSSFPRPPVRRPGPARFRKPDDQFEPWRASIVLSRRPLAPPVQASSRADDSVPFEMSVENALKLLGVSDGASFDEILRAKKNIVASCKDDQEAIAQVEAAYDMLLMRSLTQRRAGKVVNSSVRYADVKPVNAPPMPQWLQATVKNPPVAVETPSTSDLGVQAGVYGALMALTYVNGTSTSSLPYGGADVPGLILAGSFGASLYFMTKKNIKLGKATIITIGGLAAGAVVGSVVENWLQVDIVPFLGIHSPAAVVSEFILFSQLLVSLYLR from the exons ATGGCAGCCACTCTCTCCGTCCGGCCCCACCGCTTCTCCGCCGGCTCCTCCTTCCCTCGCCCTCCCGTCCGCCGACCCGGCCCGGCCCGCTTCCGTAAACCCGACGACCAATTCGAACCCTGGAGAGCCTCCATCGTCCTCTCCCGCCGCCCATTAGCTCCGCCCGTCCAAGCCAGCTCCCGAGCCGACGACTCCGTCCCGTTCGAGATGTCGGTGGAGAACGCCCTCAAGCTCCTCGGTGTCTCCGACGGCGCGTCCTTCGATGAAATCCTACGCGCCAAGAAAAACATCGTCGCTTCCTGTAAGGATGACCAGGAGGCCATTGCTCAG GTTGAGGCGGCCTACGATATGTTACTTATGAGAAGCTTAACTCAGCGGCGAGCGGGCAAAGTTGTAAATAGTAGCGTTCGGTATGCTGATGTAAAGCCGGTGAATGCTCCTCCAATGCCTCAGTGGCTTCAGGCTACTGTTAAGAATCCGCCTGTTGCAGTTGAAACACCGTCGACAAGTGATCTGGGTGTACAAGCCGGTGTGTATGGAGCTTTGATGGCCTTGACTTATGTCAATGGAACTTCAACTTCTTCTTTGCCGTATGGGGGAGCTGATGTTCCTGGACTGATCCTGGCTGGTAGCTTTGGAGCTTCCTTGTACTTCATGACCAAAAAGAATATTAAGTTAG GGAAGGCTACTATCATAACTATAGGGGGACTTGCAGCTGGTGCAGTAGTTGGTTCAGTAGTAGAGAATTGGCTCCAGGTAGACATTGTTCCATTTCTTGGCATACACTCTCCTGCTGCTGTAGTAAGCGAATTTATTCTTTTCTCGCAATTATTGGTCTCCCTATATTTGAGGTAG
- the LOC101305537 gene encoding phytoene dehydrogenase, chloroplastic/chromoplastic-like — protein sequence MSLASCWRFPLTLVLVPTTPRFNHRHPTGSSSRRSRAPAQAQLELTVPEDGPNDDKKVKKVVVVGSGWAGLGAAHHLCNQQGIDVTVLETTDTGLDDVGVHGYWYPYRNIFSLVDELEIKPFTDWTKFAQYSAEGLEVEFPVFQGLPQLPTPLGTLYYSQFVQLPLVDRLTALPLTAAVIDFDNTDTAWRKYDSITARELFKQFGCSEKLYQKVLAPLLQVGLFAPAEQCSAAATLGLLSYILAHQKDFDLVLCRGTTREKIFKPWIESMTTKGCKFEKGARVTDLLLNEETGCISEVVCGKEMFSADAVVLAVGISTLQKLVENSAVLSTREEFIKVSNLDTIDVLSVKLWLDRKVNIPNASNACSGFDNSFGWSFFDLNAIHDDHKDSTETVLQADFYRANELLVLTDKQIVAKVTSYLSNCIKDFENATVKNKELGRFPKSSTHFFPGSYKYMIRGSTSFPNLFMAGDWIITRHGSWSQEKSYVTGLEAANRTVDYLEEGSFAKIIPVEEDEPHIQTLRSLNRSFNDIKAQLPLSSYFLQ from the exons ATGTCGTTGGCTTCTTGTTGGAGATTCCCTCTCACACTAGTCCTAGTCCCAACGACACCGCGTTTCAATCACAGACACCCAACTGGGTCATCATCTCGTCGCAGCAGAGCTCCTGCTCAAGCTCAACTAGAGCTTACAGTCCCTGAAGATGGACCAAACGACGACAAGAAAGTGAAGAAGGTTGTCGTCGTTGGCTCTGGATGGGCTGGCCTTGGCGCTGCCCACCACCTCTGCAACCAGCAGGGCATTGATGTTACTGTTCTTGAAACTACTGATACTGGTCTTGATGATGTAGGTGTCCATG GGTATTGGTATCCCTACCGGAACATATTCAGCCTTGTTGATGAGCTTGAGATTAAACCCTTCACTGACTGGACCAAGTTTGCGCAATATTCTGCAGAGGGATTGGAG GTTGAATTTCCGGTATTTCAAGGGCTTCCTCAGTTGCCAACTCCTTTAGGAACCTTGTACTATTCACAG TTTGTTCAGTTGCCATTGGTTGATAGATTAACTGCACTTCCTTTAACAGCTGCAG TAATCGACTTTGACAATACTGATACAGCTTGGAGAAAATATGATTCAA TTACTGCAAGGGAACTCTTTAAGCAGTTTGGCTGCTCAGAAAAGCTTTATCAGAAAGTCCTAGCACCATTGCTTCAAGTGGGTCTGTTTGCACCAGCAGAACAATGTAGTGCTGCTGCTACTCTCGGCTTGCTATCCTACATCCTTGCTCACCAG AAAGATTTTGATCTAGTATTGTGCCGTGGAACAACTAGGGAAAAGATCTTTAAGCCTTGGATAGAGTCTATGACAACCAAAGGTTGCAAGTTTGAGAAAGGTGCAAGGGTAACAGACCTTTTGCTTAATGAGGAAACAGGTTGTATTTCTGAAGTAGTTTGTGGCAAAGAGATGTTTAGTGCTGATGCTGTTGTCCTTGCTGTTGGAATCTCCACACTTCAGAAACTTGTTGAAAATAG TGCAGTGTTGTCTACAAGGGAGGAATTTATCAAGGTCTCGAACCTGGATACCATTGATGTACTCTCTGTTAAGCTCTGGCTCGATAGGAAG GTGAACATTCCAAATGCAAGCAATGCTTGCTCGGGATTTGATAATTCGTTTGGGTGGTCTTTCTTTGATTTGAATGCAATTCATGATGACCACAAAGATAGTACAGAAACAGTGCTACAAGCTGATTTT TATCGTGCCAATGAACTGTTAGTTCTGACAGATAAGCAAATAGTTGCCAAGGTGACATCTTACCTGTCAAACTGCATCAAGGACTTCGAGAATGCTACTGTGAAAAATAAGGAGCTCGGAAGATTTCCAAAATCATCAACTCATTTCTTTCCAG GCTCATATAAGTACATGATTCGCGGGTCTACATCTTTTCCAAACTTGTTCATGGCTGGAGACTGGATTATAACTCGACATGGTTCATGGTCACAG GAGAAGTCTTATGTCACCGGTCTAGAAGCTGCCAACCGTACAGTGGACTATCTAGAAGAAGGAAGCTTTGCCAAAATAATACCTGTTGAGGAGGATGAACCACATATTCAGACACTTCGTAGCTTAAACAGAAGTTTTAATGATATCAAAGCCCAATTACCGTTATCTAGTTATTTCCTCCAATGA